The following are encoded in a window of Manihot esculenta cultivar AM560-2 chromosome 8, M.esculenta_v8, whole genome shotgun sequence genomic DNA:
- the LOC110621803 gene encoding uncharacterized protein LOC110621803, with the protein MVTPSNLKTLHSQVFSAKSPSSTLTSMKIKTLIHTLIISHVCRMVRALSKAKTMLLQILKESQPINLICATKETKRKHRQRKVFFGSFRLHYNWCSSHVLPVQEPAFYYDSTWNSLITMSDQENQESQLSGYLHWLENQKVQEKSCNGDDDGDHVNEIDRLADMFIANCHEKFRLEKQESYRRFQEMMTRSM; encoded by the coding sequence ATGGTCACACCATCAAATCTCAAAACCCTGCACTCTCAAGTCTTCTCTGCAAAGTCACCATCTTCAACCTTAACCTCCatgaagatcaaaacccttaTCCACACTCTCATCATCTCACACGTGTGCCGGATGGTTCGAGCTCTCTCCAAAGCAAAAACAATGCTTCTGCAAATTCTCAAAGAAAGTCAACCCATAAATCTCATCTGTGCTACAAAGGAAACCAAAAGAaagcacaggcaaaggaaggtGTTCTTTGGTTCATTTAGATTGCATTATAACTGGTGCTCCTCCCATGTCTTGCCAGTTCAAGAACCAGCTTTTTACTATGATTCAACTTGGAATTCTTTGATTACTATGAGTGATCAGGAAAATCAAGAGTCTCAGCTTTCTGGGTATCTTCATTGGCTTGAAAATCAGAAGGTTCAAGAGAAGTCTTGTAATGGAGATGATGATGGAGATCATGTGAATGAGATAGATCGTCTAGCAGACATGTTCATTGCTAACTGCCATGAAAAGTTCAGGCTGGAGAAGCAAGAATCCTATAGGAGATTCCAGGAGATGATGACTAGAAGCATGTGA